A single genomic interval of Theropithecus gelada isolate Dixy chromosome 16, Tgel_1.0, whole genome shotgun sequence harbors:
- the LOC112608910 gene encoding nucleoside diphosphate kinase B isoform X4, producing the protein MANLERTFIAIKPDGVQRGLVGEIIKRFEQKGFRLVAMKFLRASEEHLKQHYVDLKDRPFFPGLVKYMNSGPVVAMEHHSWQ; encoded by the exons ATGGCCAACCTCGAGCGCACCTTCATCGCCATCAAGCCGGACGGCGTGCAGCGCGGCCTGGTGGGCGAGATCATCAAGCGCTTCGAGCAGAAGGGGTTCCGCCTCGTGGCCATGAAGTTCCTCCGG GCCTCTGAGGAACACCTGAAGCAGCACTACGTTGACCTGAAAGACCGCCCGTTCTTCCCCGGGCTGGTGAAGTATATGAACTCGGGGCCGGTTGTGGCCATG gaACATCATTCATGGCAGTGA
- the LOC112608910 gene encoding nucleoside diphosphate kinase A isoform X3: MANCERTFIAIKPDGVQRGLVGEIIKRFEQKGFRLVGLKFMQASEDLLKEHYIDLKDRPFFAGLVKYMHSGPVVAMVWEGLNVVKTGRVMLGETNPADSKPGTIRGDFCIQVGRNIIHGSDSVESAEKEIGLWFHPEELVDYMSCAQNWIYE; the protein is encoded by the exons ATGGCCAACTGTGAGCGTACCTTCATTGCGATCAAACCCGATGGGGTCCAGCGGGGTCTTGTCGGAGAGATTATCAAGCGTTTTGAGCAGAAAGGATTCCGCCTTGTTGGTCTGAAATTCATGCAA GCCTCTGAAGACCTTCTCAAGGAACACTACATTGACCTGAAGGACCGTCCGTTCTTTGCCGGCCTGGTGAAATACATGCATTCAGGGCCGGTAGTTGCCATG GTCTGGGAGGGGCTGAATGTGGTGAAGACAGGCCGAGTCATGCTCGGGGAGACCAACCCTGCGGACTCCAAGCCTGGGACCATCCGTGGAGACTTCTGCATACAAGTTGGCAG GAACATTATACATGGCAGTGATTCCGTGGAGAGTGCAGAGAAGGAGATCGGCTTGTGGTTTCACCCTGAGGAACTGGTAGATTACATGAGCTGTGCTCAGAACTGGATCTATGAATGA
- the LOC112608910 gene encoding nucleoside diphosphate kinase B isoform X1, with protein sequence MANCERTFIAIKPDGVQRGLVGEIIKRFEQKGFRLVGLKFMQASEDLLKEHYIDLKDRPFFAGLVKYMHSGPVVAMVWEGLNVVKTGRVMLGETNPADSKPGTIRGDFCIQVGRTMANLERTFIAIKPDGVQRGLVGEIIKRFEQKGFRLVAMKFLRASEEHLKQHYVDLKDRPFFPGLVKYMNSGPVVAMVWEGLNVVKTGRVMLGETNPADSKPGTIRGDFCIQVGRNIIHGSDSVKSAEKEISLWFKPEELVDYKSCAHDWVYE encoded by the exons ATGGCCAACTGTGAGCGTACCTTCATTGCGATCAAACCCGATGGGGTCCAGCGGGGTCTTGTCGGAGAGATTATCAAGCGTTTTGAGCAGAAAGGATTCCGCCTTGTTGGTCTGAAATTCATGCAA GCCTCTGAAGACCTTCTCAAGGAACACTACATTGACCTGAAGGACCGTCCGTTCTTTGCCGGCCTGGTGAAATACATGCATTCAGGGCCGGTAGTTGCCATG GTCTGGGAGGGGCTGAATGTGGTGAAGACAGGCCGAGTCATGCTCGGGGAGACCAACCCTGCGGACTCCAAGCCTGGGACCATCCGTGGAGACTTCTGCATACAAGTTGGCAG GACCATGGCCAACCTCGAGCGCACCTTCATCGCCATCAAGCCGGACGGCGTGCAGCGCGGCCTGGTGGGCGAGATCATCAAGCGCTTCGAGCAGAAGGGGTTCCGCCTCGTGGCCATGAAGTTCCTCCGG GCCTCTGAGGAACACCTGAAGCAGCACTACGTTGACCTGAAAGACCGCCCGTTCTTCCCCGGGCTGGTGAAGTATATGAACTCGGGGCCGGTTGTGGCCATG GTCTGGGAGGGGCTGAACGTGGTGAAAACAGGCCGAGTGATGCTTGGGGAGACCAATCCAGCAGATTCTAAGCCAGGCACCATTCGTGGGGACTTCTGCATTCAGGTTGGCAG gaACATCATTCATGGCAGTGACTCAGTAAAaagtgctgaaaaagaaatcagcctATGGTTTAAGCCTGAAGAACTGGTTGACTACAAGTCTTGTGCTCATGACTGGGTCTATGAATAA
- the LOC112608910 gene encoding nucleoside diphosphate kinase B isoform X2 has protein sequence MANLERTFIAIKPDGVQRGLVGEIIKRFEQKGFRLVAMKFLRASEEHLKQHYVDLKDRPFFPGLVKYMNSGPVVAMVWEGLNVVKTGRVMLGETNPADSKPGTIRGDFCIQVGRNIIHGSDSVKSAEKEISLWFKPEELVDYKSCAHDWVYE, from the exons ATGGCCAACCTCGAGCGCACCTTCATCGCCATCAAGCCGGACGGCGTGCAGCGCGGCCTGGTGGGCGAGATCATCAAGCGCTTCGAGCAGAAGGGGTTCCGCCTCGTGGCCATGAAGTTCCTCCGG GCCTCTGAGGAACACCTGAAGCAGCACTACGTTGACCTGAAAGACCGCCCGTTCTTCCCCGGGCTGGTGAAGTATATGAACTCGGGGCCGGTTGTGGCCATG GTCTGGGAGGGGCTGAACGTGGTGAAAACAGGCCGAGTGATGCTTGGGGAGACCAATCCAGCAGATTCTAAGCCAGGCACCATTCGTGGGGACTTCTGCATTCAGGTTGGCAG gaACATCATTCATGGCAGTGACTCAGTAAAaagtgctgaaaaagaaatcagcctATGGTTTAAGCCTGAAGAACTGGTTGACTACAAGTCTTGTGCTCATGACTGGGTCTATGAATAA